Proteins from one Sulfurospirillum tamanense genomic window:
- a CDS encoding NADH-quinone oxidoreductase subunit C: protein MRRYQDKHNVQKQAYYTDRFNVQPSLPRFEVTEDSPFNATLLHVKGLVDVLEAYVEAGQLVVWVTPKANVSALKAFKTAGYENLSEMSAVDFIAQKGGFEVFYQLLSMEKHERARVKCFVPQGETLHSVTEVYKSANWSEREMYDMFGILLENHPYMKRLLMPDDWQGHPLLKTYPLQGDEAAQWYEIDTIFGKEYREVVGPENRDPARVDARNTVDFSRIGHEVEAGAPYSATPTAQEYQEKGGIAVVSKITKEKAKTLKERP from the coding sequence ATGCGACGCTATCAAGACAAACACAATGTGCAAAAACAAGCCTACTACACCGACCGTTTTAACGTGCAACCTTCCCTTCCACGCTTTGAAGTAACGGAAGATTCTCCCTTTAACGCTACTCTTTTACATGTAAAGGGCTTGGTGGATGTGTTAGAGGCTTATGTGGAAGCAGGTCAGTTGGTGGTATGGGTAACACCCAAGGCAAACGTGAGTGCGCTGAAAGCTTTTAAAACAGCAGGGTATGAAAACCTTAGTGAAATGAGTGCAGTAGATTTTATCGCCCAAAAGGGCGGTTTTGAAGTGTTTTATCAGCTGCTATCCATGGAAAAACATGAGCGTGCCAGAGTGAAGTGTTTTGTGCCCCAGGGAGAAACCTTGCATAGCGTAACCGAGGTGTACAAAAGTGCCAACTGGTCAGAGCGGGAAATGTACGACATGTTCGGGATTTTACTTGAAAACCATCCTTACATGAAACGGCTGTTGATGCCCGATGATTGGCAAGGGCATCCGCTTCTTAAAACCTACCCTCTCCAGGGGGATGAAGCGGCGCAATGGTACGAAATCGACACCATTTTTGGCAAAGAGTACCGCGAAGTGGTTGGTCCAGAAAACCGTGACCCCGCGCGTGTAGATGCGCGCAATACGGTTGATTTTTCTCGCATTGGTCATGAGGTTGAAGCAGGCGCACCTTACAGTGCGACGCCTACTGCCCAAGAGTACCAAGAAAAAGGCGGCATCGCTGTGGTGAGTAAAATCACTAAAGAGAAAGCAAAGACCTTGAAAGAGAGGCCCTAA
- a CDS encoding NAD(P)H-quinone oxidoreductase subunit 3 gives MTHMDFAHPYFGAFVMLVFATVIFCGIVFLARTVGNKFARKDTEKLKLSIYECGPEPTKQPNRISAQFYTFALLFILFDIEIIFMFPWAVNFKVLGWFGFVAMIFFLGLLTIGFLYEWKKGALEWHSIK, from the coding sequence ATGACGCACATGGACTTTGCACACCCCTATTTTGGGGCGTTTGTGATGTTGGTTTTTGCTACGGTTATCTTTTGTGGCATTGTGTTTTTGGCCCGCACAGTGGGCAATAAATTTGCCAGAAAAGACACAGAAAAATTAAAATTATCCATTTACGAGTGTGGTCCTGAGCCCACCAAGCAACCCAACCGCATCTCCGCTCAGTTTTACACCTTCGCCTTGTTGTTTATCTTGTTTGATATTGAGATTATTTTTATGTTTCCGTGGGCAGTGAACTTTAAAGTTCTTGGATGGTTTGGTTTTGTGGCCATGATTTTCTTTTTGGGATTACTTACCATCGGCTTTTTGTATGAATGGAAAAAAGGAGCGCTTGAATGGCACAGCATCAAGTAG
- a CDS encoding ATP-binding protein, with amino-acid sequence MKFLIDFLENENIEATQVFSHLKCSKAEALTLRYMTSQYVGGTLDLQVCDVLMELFGTKAYAHLDHLPVMKSLMDAGWVIQSSFTGLKMGEVSSLELFNSAVCLSTTFLKLLEEGTLEMILPETTPYADHLEYLKDQFFRIELYQKLGATRQNGPEFSHGFNRLQTTLVMLEAKIAERIKATKNDIIIEGLFEEHALEEKEQIIFLALLKEEYAGEFESLREMNTLISLVSYDDYEKIKNRALLEDGSKLVESGLIDYDEMLTAFGGVARSFYIQEEILQKIMHPDKEKKNKKIKLDMLVEQQEIFELIDPKTSLDDVVMHPKTRELMNTLLKQVDRTVVARLKEWGIKKNRRGIDAKVLLYGPPGTGKTMTAVSLAKSLKKRVLSFDCSKILSKYVGESEQNVRKIFDTYKEMCIKTKSEPVLLLNEADQFLSARSADGGSGADKMHNQMQNIFLEQIERFEGILIATTNFLESLDVAFSRRFDYKIAFEKPDFKQRLDLWRRVLPESAVYEADFSIETLAHYPLSGGQIVVVLKNTALKVAVKEEPIFTMEDFIQAITRETSGAFGEGKTMGFAQ; translated from the coding sequence ATGAAGTTTTTAATTGATTTTTTAGAAAATGAAAACATTGAAGCCACGCAGGTTTTTTCACACCTCAAATGCTCCAAAGCCGAAGCGCTAACATTGCGCTACATGACGTCCCAGTATGTGGGCGGCACACTGGACCTTCAAGTGTGTGATGTGCTGATGGAACTTTTTGGTACCAAGGCGTATGCCCATTTGGACCATTTGCCTGTAATGAAGAGCTTGATGGATGCAGGCTGGGTGATTCAAAGCAGCTTTACGGGCCTAAAGATGGGTGAAGTGTCGAGTTTAGAGCTTTTTAACAGCGCTGTGTGCCTAAGCACTACTTTTTTAAAACTCTTGGAAGAGGGGACGCTGGAGATGATTTTGCCTGAAACAACCCCGTATGCCGATCACCTTGAGTACCTCAAAGACCAATTTTTTCGCATCGAACTGTACCAAAAACTGGGCGCAACACGTCAAAATGGCCCAGAATTTTCCCACGGATTTAACCGCCTTCAAACCACTCTTGTGATGCTAGAAGCCAAAATAGCCGAACGCATCAAGGCCACCAAAAACGATATTATCATTGAAGGATTGTTTGAAGAACACGCCCTAGAAGAGAAAGAACAAATCATCTTTTTAGCCCTTTTAAAAGAAGAATACGCAGGGGAGTTTGAAAGCTTGCGTGAGATGAATACACTGATTTCTTTGGTGAGCTATGACGATTATGAAAAAATTAAAAACCGCGCTCTTTTGGAAGATGGTTCCAAACTTGTGGAGAGCGGGTTGATTGATTACGATGAAATGCTCACGGCGTTTGGGGGTGTGGCGCGCAGTTTTTACATTCAAGAAGAGATTTTACAAAAAATCATGCACCCCGATAAAGAGAAAAAAAACAAGAAAATCAAACTCGACATGTTGGTAGAACAACAAGAAATCTTCGAGCTTATCGACCCCAAAACCTCCCTTGATGATGTGGTCATGCACCCTAAAACTAGGGAACTGATGAATACCCTTTTAAAACAAGTAGACCGCACGGTCGTGGCGCGCTTAAAAGAGTGGGGTATCAAGAAAAACAGGCGTGGGATTGACGCGAAAGTGTTGTTGTATGGCCCTCCAGGAACAGGCAAAACCATGACGGCGGTTTCCTTGGCTAAGTCCTTGAAAAAGCGGGTGCTTAGTTTTGATTGTTCCAAGATTCTCTCCAAATACGTGGGCGAGAGCGAGCAAAACGTGCGCAAGATTTTTGACACATACAAAGAGATGTGCATCAAAACCAAAAGCGAGCCGGTATTGCTGCTGAACGAAGCGGACCAGTTTTTGAGTGCGAGAAGTGCCGATGGGGGTTCGGGTGCGGACAAGATGCACAACCAAATGCAAAATATTTTCCTCGAGCAAATTGAGCGTTTTGAAGGCATTTTGATCGCGACAACCAACTTTTTAGAGAGCTTGGACGTGGCTTTTTCACGACGGTTTGATTATAAAATCGCCTTTGAAAAACCCGACTTCAAACAACGTCTGGATTTGTGGCGCAGGGTGCTTCCAGAAAGCGCGGTGTATGAGGCGGATTTTAGCATCGAGACACTGGCACACTACCCTTTGAGCGGCGGGCAAATTGTGGTGGTGCTTAAAAATACAGCGCTCAAAGTTGCCGTGAAAGAAGAGCCAATTTTTACCATGGAGGATTTTATTCAAGCGATTACGAGAGAAACAAGCGGTGCTTTTGGCGAGGGGAAAACCATGGGATTTGCCCAATAA
- a CDS encoding NADH-quinone oxidoreductase subunit G translates to MTITIDQIPCQATEGEFVLNVARRNRIFIPALCYISGCSPTLACRLCLVDVDGKRAYACNAKAKEGMNVITKTEEIEAERKAIMQVYDINHPLECGVCDQSGECELQNYTLEMGVDHQAFAIQDTHRPAKTWGKIHYDPSLCIVCERCITVCKDKIGEAALKTVPRGGEPLDKEWKEKVPKDAFAMWNKLQKSLIGPTQGETLSCTFCGECTAVCPVGALVGTDFQYRANAWELTRIPASNPHSSDCALLYYEVRHKSIQHPQETIYRVTNDIHFGTLSGAARYGYDFENTVVTKDQEAFKSVVHALQSGELKTVRFNSFITNEEAFILQKLKEKLGLRLVNPDAKAYQDFLAGFASASGKSLYGATLETLAQSDFIVSVGTALKTDAPNAGYALNNALTMNKGAGIYFHPVPDVVVSGYSKNMLSVTHKVGSEEAVLMWLLGRFGREMPASIANMLEGFLVKGTKEVSEVVKEVVTETVVDEATGESKEVEKSVTKTVTKTVEVTQNTLWETMGVEDLDESIQKLLEKKERFSLIAGEDLYAHPRAKELSKLLGLIARYTPFEVMLIPSQTNTLGVALLCELDEVKEGKVLGYNEKGDIVLSALGKGTLDMPALNQQEGTFTNMDKRVVPTNVALPYHGYCLNDVASALGIQAALTVDYTEQLPQDKGYEARPFDTLPNCFANDGTQLRGYCLHVSECTPKEELSPLHVSALDESLVYRANPVHQFSPFTNKAHQLNEAGALYVSLAFLEAKGWKDGQMVKLTNKEGHTLVVAMKADPLWEGMIPYLPTFDTKLETAPFFTGYRFAQVTFEGVSHE, encoded by the coding sequence ATTACAATTACAATTGACCAAATCCCTTGTCAAGCAACAGAAGGGGAGTTTGTTTTAAATGTCGCACGACGCAACCGCATTTTTATTCCTGCGCTGTGTTATATCAGCGGATGTTCGCCCACATTGGCCTGTCGCTTATGCTTGGTGGATGTTGATGGCAAACGTGCGTATGCGTGCAATGCTAAAGCCAAAGAAGGCATGAATGTTATAACAAAAACCGAAGAGATTGAGGCCGAGCGCAAGGCCATCATGCAAGTGTATGACATTAATCATCCTCTTGAATGCGGCGTGTGTGACCAAAGTGGGGAGTGTGAGCTTCAAAACTACACCCTTGAAATGGGCGTAGACCACCAAGCCTTTGCTATTCAAGATACTCACCGCCCTGCCAAAACATGGGGAAAGATTCATTATGATCCTTCTTTGTGTATCGTGTGTGAACGGTGCATCACCGTGTGTAAAGATAAAATCGGAGAAGCGGCCCTTAAGACCGTTCCGCGCGGCGGTGAGCCACTGGATAAAGAGTGGAAAGAAAAAGTCCCCAAAGATGCCTTTGCCATGTGGAATAAACTGCAAAAATCCCTCATCGGACCCACGCAAGGTGAAACCCTTTCGTGTACGTTTTGTGGGGAATGTACGGCCGTGTGTCCTGTGGGAGCGTTGGTGGGAACAGACTTTCAGTACCGCGCAAATGCGTGGGAGCTTACAAGAATCCCTGCGTCTAACCCCCATAGTAGCGATTGTGCGCTGTTGTATTATGAAGTGAGACACAAAAGCATCCAACACCCGCAAGAGACCATTTACCGTGTCACGAATGATATTCATTTTGGCACCTTAAGCGGCGCAGCGCGTTACGGGTATGATTTTGAAAACACGGTGGTGACAAAAGACCAAGAGGCTTTTAAGAGTGTTGTGCATGCCTTGCAAAGTGGAGAACTAAAAACCGTACGGTTTAATAGCTTTATCACCAATGAAGAAGCCTTTATCTTACAAAAACTCAAAGAAAAACTGGGTCTTCGCCTCGTGAATCCCGATGCCAAAGCGTACCAAGATTTTTTAGCAGGATTTGCAAGTGCGAGCGGAAAAAGCCTTTATGGTGCCACCCTTGAAACCCTCGCCCAGAGTGATTTTATCGTTTCTGTGGGAACGGCCCTTAAAACCGACGCGCCCAACGCGGGTTATGCGCTAAATAATGCCCTGACGATGAATAAAGGCGCTGGCATTTATTTCCACCCTGTGCCTGACGTGGTAGTTTCAGGGTATTCCAAAAATATGTTAAGCGTGACCCATAAGGTCGGAAGCGAAGAAGCCGTACTGATGTGGTTGCTTGGCCGTTTTGGAAGAGAGATGCCTGCCTCCATAGCAAATATGCTGGAGGGCTTTTTAGTCAAGGGCACCAAAGAAGTGAGTGAGGTTGTCAAGGAAGTTGTCACAGAAACGGTGGTTGATGAGGCAACGGGCGAGAGTAAAGAGGTTGAAAAGAGTGTTACTAAGACCGTGACAAAGACCGTAGAAGTAACACAAAACACCTTATGGGAAACCATGGGGGTAGAAGATTTGGATGAGAGTATCCAAAAGCTTTTAGAGAAAAAAGAACGCTTTAGCCTGATTGCAGGGGAAGACCTTTATGCCCACCCGCGCGCCAAAGAACTGAGCAAACTCTTGGGGCTTATCGCGAGGTATACCCCTTTTGAGGTGATGCTCATCCCTTCACAAACCAATACGTTAGGCGTCGCTTTGTTGTGTGAACTAGACGAAGTCAAAGAAGGCAAAGTGCTTGGCTATAACGAAAAAGGCGACATAGTACTCAGTGCTCTAGGCAAAGGAACCTTAGACATGCCTGCCCTTAACCAACAAGAAGGCACGTTTACCAACATGGACAAGCGCGTTGTGCCCACTAATGTTGCCCTTCCTTATCATGGGTATTGCCTCAATGATGTGGCCAGTGCTCTTGGGATTCAAGCGGCGTTAACGGTAGATTATACCGAGCAATTGCCCCAAGATAAAGGGTACGAAGCAAGACCTTTTGACACGCTGCCCAATTGTTTTGCCAATGATGGCACACAGCTTCGGGGGTATTGTTTACATGTAAGCGAATGCACGCCTAAAGAGGAGCTTTCCCCTTTACATGTAAGCGCGCTTGATGAGAGTTTGGTGTACCGTGCGAACCCTGTGCACCAGTTTAGTCCCTTTACTAACAAAGCCCACCAACTGAACGAAGCAGGAGCCTTGTATGTCTCTTTGGCGTTTTTAGAAGCCAAGGGGTGGAAAGACGGGCAAATGGTAAAACTAACAAATAAAGAGGGACACACGTTAGTAGTGGCAATGAAAGCCGACCCTTTATGGGAGGGTATGATTCCTTATCTGCCCACCTTTGACACCAAGCTTGAAACGGCACCGTTTTTTACAGGATACCGTTTTGCGCAGGTAACGTTTGAAGGAGTGAGCCATGAGTAG
- the nuoD gene encoding NADH dehydrogenase (quinone) subunit D produces the protein MENQSPNRLRPFFENIAFEREDNRMVINMGPQHPSAHGQLRLILELDGEMITKAVPCVGYMHRGMEKMAENMIYNEFLPTTDRMDYVAASSTNYGFALAVEKLLDIQAPRRAEVIRTMLLELNRLTSHLLWLATHALDVGAMTIFLYAFREREYILDLIEDYCGARLTHSAVRIGGVPLDLPEGWTAKLAAFCEKFPSDIDDYEGLLTKNRIWKMRLEGVGVVTPEQAKSWGCTGVILRGSGVEWDIRKEEPYALYEELDFDVPVAKEGDSYARYLVYMEEMRQSTRMLKQLIRLYQESEPGIMAHAPRYLSAPKEQIMTQNYALMQHFVLVTQGMRPPKGEVYVATESPKGELGFYINSQGDPYPYRLKVRAPSFFHCAFYQEWMVGLYLADVVTILGNSNIILGEIDR, from the coding sequence ATGGAAAATCAATCCCCCAATAGACTGCGACCCTTTTTTGAAAACATCGCCTTTGAGCGCGAAGACAACCGCATGGTTATCAACATGGGGCCTCAGCACCCTTCTGCCCACGGCCAATTGCGCCTTATTTTGGAGTTGGATGGCGAAATGATTACCAAAGCCGTTCCTTGTGTGGGCTACATGCACCGAGGCATGGAGAAAATGGCTGAAAACATGATTTATAATGAGTTTTTGCCCACCACAGACCGCATGGATTATGTGGCGGCTTCTTCCACTAACTACGGCTTTGCTTTGGCAGTAGAAAAACTTTTAGACATCCAAGCTCCAAGGCGCGCAGAGGTGATTCGTACGATGCTTTTAGAGCTCAATCGCCTTACCTCTCACTTGCTATGGTTGGCAACTCACGCCCTAGACGTAGGGGCGATGACTATCTTTTTGTATGCCTTTCGGGAGCGTGAGTACATCTTGGACCTCATTGAAGATTACTGTGGCGCGCGCCTTACGCATTCGGCTGTTCGCATCGGAGGCGTTCCGCTGGATTTGCCTGAGGGGTGGACAGCAAAATTAGCCGCGTTTTGTGAAAAATTTCCTAGCGATATTGACGATTACGAGGGGCTTTTGACTAAAAATCGCATCTGGAAAATGCGCCTTGAAGGTGTAGGTGTGGTGACACCTGAACAAGCTAAAAGTTGGGGTTGTACAGGGGTGATTTTGCGGGGGTCTGGCGTAGAGTGGGATATTCGAAAAGAAGAACCTTATGCGCTGTACGAAGAGCTAGATTTTGACGTGCCTGTGGCCAAAGAGGGCGACAGTTATGCCCGCTATTTGGTCTACATGGAAGAGATGCGCCAAAGCACACGAATGCTGAAGCAACTCATCCGCCTCTACCAAGAGAGCGAGCCAGGCATTATGGCCCACGCCCCTCGGTACCTTAGCGCTCCTAAAGAGCAAATCATGACCCAAAATTACGCCCTTATGCAACACTTTGTGTTGGTGACACAAGGAATGCGCCCCCCTAAAGGCGAAGTGTATGTGGCAACAGAATCCCCTAAAGGGGAACTTGGTTTTTACATCAATTCTCAGGGCGATCCCTATCCGTATCGTCTCAAAGTGCGCGCACCCAGTTTTTTCCATTGCGCCTTTTATCAAGAATGGATGGTAGGGCTATATTTGGCGGATGTGGTAACCATCCTTGGAAATTCGAACATTATTTTGGGCGAAATCGACCGATAG
- a CDS encoding NuoB/complex I 20 kDa subunit family protein, protein MAQHQVEYLNSGGLPIALTSVDKLVQWGRSNSVWALSYGLACCAIEMMAAGGSRYDFDRFGTIFRASPRHSDVMIIAGTLTKKHAEFTRRLYDQMAEPKWVISMGSCANTGGMFNTYSTVQGVDRIIPVDIYLPGCAPRPETLQYALMLLQKKIRRQGANRKQALKRLV, encoded by the coding sequence ATGGCACAGCATCAAGTAGAGTATTTAAACAGTGGCGGGCTTCCCATTGCCCTCACTTCGGTAGATAAATTGGTCCAATGGGGGCGTAGTAACTCCGTGTGGGCACTGAGCTACGGCTTGGCGTGTTGTGCCATTGAAATGATGGCCGCAGGGGGCAGTCGCTATGACTTTGACCGTTTTGGTACTATCTTTCGTGCCAGTCCTAGACACTCGGACGTGATGATTATCGCAGGGACACTCACGAAAAAACACGCCGAATTTACAAGACGTTTGTACGACCAAATGGCAGAGCCCAAGTGGGTCATCAGTATGGGAAGCTGTGCCAACACGGGCGGCATGTTTAACACCTACTCTACGGTTCAAGGAGTAGACCGCATCATTCCTGTGGATATTTACCTTCCCGGATGCGCCCCGCGCCCTGAAACCTTGCAGTACGCCTTAATGTTGTTGCAAAAAAAGATTCGACGGCAAGGGGCTAACCGCAAACAAGCCCTTAAAAGGTTGGTCTAA
- a CDS encoding NADH-ubiquinone oxidoreductase subunit E family protein, with translation MQRYDLRHLKDDFYPRMEAILDEIAPEEVAIFMFEVGDFSPVQKSADVVKSLGHELMNSLKFNEVDWTIVVKKKVS, from the coding sequence ATGCAACGCTATGATTTACGACACTTAAAAGACGATTTTTACCCACGCATGGAGGCGATTTTAGACGAAATAGCGCCCGAAGAGGTGGCCATTTTTATGTTTGAAGTGGGGGATTTTTCACCCGTGCAAAAAAGTGCAGACGTGGTGAAATCTTTGGGGCATGAACTCATGAATTCGTTGAAGTTTAACGAAGTAGATTGGACGATTGTCGTCAAGAAAAAAGTGAGCTAG